Proteins encoded in a region of the Mucilaginibacter sabulilitoris genome:
- a CDS encoding oxidoreductase, which produces MKTQKTWFITGASRGFGLNITKAVLASGDKVVATVRSKAEELVAQFNNNENLFVVTLDITNEDQAKQAAAQAADHFGRIDVLVNNAGYGLLAAVEEATAREVKQNYEVNVFGTLNVIRAILPYMRKQRAGHVINISSVGGLSSYYGWGVYGSTKFAMEGITEGLALELAPLGIHATVVAPGFFRTNFLDESSLSNTTNIIDDYDETVGTMRKFAIEANNKQPGDPEKLAQAFVKLAASENPPVHLPLGNDTLTRFREKTAAFEKDIADWYEVVTGTDHDDVVAKA; this is translated from the coding sequence ATGAAAACTCAAAAAACATGGTTCATTACCGGCGCCTCAAGAGGTTTCGGCCTTAACATTACTAAAGCAGTATTAGCATCTGGCGATAAAGTGGTAGCAACCGTTCGCAGTAAAGCCGAAGAACTGGTAGCACAATTCAATAATAACGAAAACCTGTTTGTTGTAACCCTTGATATTACCAATGAAGATCAAGCCAAACAAGCAGCAGCACAAGCCGCCGATCATTTTGGCCGTATTGATGTATTAGTAAACAATGCCGGTTATGGCTTGCTGGCCGCTGTTGAAGAAGCAACCGCCCGCGAAGTAAAGCAAAACTACGAGGTGAATGTATTTGGTACGCTGAATGTGATCCGCGCCATATTGCCATACATGCGTAAACAACGCGCTGGTCATGTGATTAATATATCATCTGTCGGCGGCTTAAGCAGTTACTATGGCTGGGGAGTATATGGATCAACCAAATTTGCCATGGAAGGTATTACTGAAGGTTTGGCGTTGGAACTTGCCCCATTAGGTATACACGCTACCGTAGTTGCTCCCGGTTTTTTCCGTACCAATTTCTTAGACGAATCATCACTAAGCAATACAACAAATATTATTGATGACTATGATGAAACTGTTGGAACAATGCGCAAATTTGCAATTGAAGCTAACAACAAACAGCCCGGCGATCCTGAAAAGCTGGCTCAGGCCTTTGTTAAACTTGCCGCATCAGAAAATCCTCCGGTGCACTTACCGTTGGGCAATGACACCCTTACCAGATTCAGAGAAAAAACTGCTGCTTTTGAAAAAGATATAGCCGATTGGTATGAAGTAGTTACCGGTACCGACCATGATGATGTAGTTGCAAAAGCTTAA
- a CDS encoding DMT family protein, translated as MKGLRTILFLTISNTFMTFAWYGHLKFKEFSWGKNLGIFSIIVISWGLAFFEYLFQVPANEGGFKANGGPFSLVQLKTIQEAITLIVFMLFTLTFFKDEKLGWNHLLGFALIVLAVFVIFKKW; from the coding sequence ATGAAAGGCTTAAGAACAATTCTATTTTTAACTATCTCCAATACATTTATGACGTTTGCCTGGTATGGGCACCTAAAATTCAAAGAATTCTCCTGGGGCAAAAACCTGGGCATCTTCTCTATCATTGTGATTAGTTGGGGGCTTGCGTTTTTTGAATATCTTTTTCAGGTACCGGCCAATGAGGGTGGCTTTAAGGCAAACGGAGGCCCTTTTTCTTTGGTTCAGCTTAAAACTATACAGGAAGCCATAACCCTTATTGTTTTTATGCTGTTCACCTTAACATTTTTTAAAGATGAAAAACTGGGCTGGAACCATTTGCTTGGTTTTGCGCTTATTGTGCTGGCGGTATTTGTAATATTTAAGAAATGGTGA
- a CDS encoding response regulator transcription factor: MNKKIFIVEDDNDLSEAIQLFLKAEGYYTTAYADKNSIKGVILHMPDLVLVDNRLKDGLGSELCKAIKQHPLTMNVPVIMISGCDGLADIADGCGADAYLSKPFDMIELIELIDRQLKNLV, from the coding sequence ATGAATAAGAAAATATTTATTGTTGAAGACGACAATGACTTGTCTGAAGCGATACAGTTGTTTTTAAAAGCCGAGGGTTATTACACCACTGCGTATGCTGATAAAAATTCGATAAAGGGAGTAATTCTGCACATGCCTGATCTGGTGCTCGTTGACAACAGGTTAAAGGATGGTTTGGGAAGCGAGCTTTGTAAGGCCATAAAACAACATCCCTTAACCATGAATGTACCTGTTATAATGATATCAGGATGCGATGGTTTGGCTGATATTGCCGATGGATGCGGCGCTGATGCATATTTAAGCAAACCTTTTGATATGATTGAGCTTATTGAACTTATAGACAGACAGTTAAAGAATCTTGTTTAA